The Desulfobaculum bizertense DSM 18034 genomic interval ACGCGGGGGTTTGGGGGCTGGCCCCCAATCTTCCCATGCCCTGCACAGCCTTGAGCAACAACTCAGCAAAAGCAGCACACCCAAGAGTGCGAGCACCGGGGATCTGCGACGCAAGGTCGACAGTCACCTGCTTGCCGATAATGACAGAGTTCATAGCCTGCCGAACGCAACGCGCGGCTTCTGGCATCCCTGCATGCTCAAGCATCATCGCACCGGAGAGGATAAGACTCCCGGGGTTGGCAATATCCTTGCCTGCAATAGCGGGCGCAGTGCCATGCGTTGGCTCAAAAAGCGCGAGGGTGTCGCCCATGTTCACACCGGGAGCGAGTCCGAGTCCACCGACCTGCGCGGCAAGGGCGTCCGAAAGATAATCACCGTTAAGGTTGGTGGTCGCGAGGACGTCATACATTTCGGGATAAAGGAGGGCATTCTGGAACATTGCGTCAGCAATGCAGTCCTTCATGAGGACAGGTCCCTGCTCTGCGGGCTGATCTGCCAGACGCACACGGCCAGAATACTCAGCTTCGGCAAGCTCGTAGCCCCAGCCACGAAACGCACCTTCCGTGTATTTCATAATGTTGCCTTTGTGCACCAGGGTGACGCTTTCGCGCTTGGTCGCAAGGGCAAAGTCAATGGCCTGCCGCACAAGGCGCTGCGAACGAAACTTGGAAATAGGCTTAATGCCAACACCAGAGGCGGAATCGACATCAGCACCAAGCTCATCATGCAAAAATGCAATGAGACGGCGGGCTTCATCTGAACCTGAGGCGAACTCAATACCGGCATACACGTCTTCGGTATTTTCCCGAAAGACCACCATGTCGACTTTCTCAGGATGCTTGAGGGGAGATTCAACACCTTCGATGTAGCGAACAGGACGAATACATGCATAGAGATCAAGCGTGCGGCGCATGGTCACATTAAGGCTGCGAAAACCTTTGCCCACAGGGGTTGTCAGCGGGCCTTTCATGGCGAGGCGCGCACCACGCAATGTTTCCAGCGTTTCCTGCGGCAGATACTCCCCTGTTTCGGCAAAAGCTTTTTCACCTGCGAGGAGTTCCACCCAGTTCAGGCGGCGAGTTTCACCATAAGACGCGGCAACAGCGGCATCAAGCACGGGGCGGGCTGCTGCCCAGACCTCGGGACCGATACCATCTCCTTCGATAAAGAAAACTTGTGTATCCATTCTTCTTCCTCTTATGCGGTATATGTGAACAGTTCAGGGATACTGCAAAAGGCACAGTTTTGTCTACACAGCGCCCAACATTTCACTACATAAGCCGCATTCTAATTCTTCATTTTTTTGATGAGGAAAAGAGTTTGTGATTGCAAAATGATTTTTTCTCATATCTTTTTATTTTTCTCGTGCTCTATGCCTTCAAAAGGCCTATTTCGTATCGATCTTTTTTTCCTGCACCTGAGATAAAATATTCGGTGACCACGTCCATCCTTCAAAAGAGAGCTTAAAGAAGAGTGAATAGAGCACCGGACATAAGAGAAGGGTCAAAATAGTTGCAAAGGCAAGTCCTGAGATAATGCAGTTTGCCATAGGGCGCCACAACTCACCACCCTGCAAAGAAAGTGGTATCATGCCAATTATTGTTGTTGTCGTTGTCATTAATATTGGTCGTACCCTTTTGAGTGCACCCAACACAACAGCATCCTGCCCCACTACACCATCTGCACGAAAACGCTCGATCTGATCTATGAGAATAATGGCATTGTTCACTATAATGCCGAGAAGACTAATCATTCCCAGCATTGCCATAAACCCGTATGGAGAGCGGGTGACCAGCATTCCCCAGGTAATGCCCACCATCATGGGCGGAAGTGTCAGCACAATAATGAGCGGCCGGCGAATTGAGTTGAACTGCCCCACAAGCACAAGAACCAGAAGCCCCATAGCGAGCGGGAGATTCTCAAAGATGGATGCCGAGGACTCGCTACTCACCTCTTCCTCACCGCCATAGCCCAGCGAATAGCCGCCCGGCCATGCGTCAGAAAGCTGTAAATTTCGCAACCGAGGCTGAAGTTCCGCCAAAACCTGCGACGCATAACCCCCTTCAATGTCGGCCTGCACAGTTATCGTTCGGACACCGTCACGATGCCGAATGTTCGGTGGCTGCCAAACCAGATGCGGACGCGCGAGCTGCATCAGCGGCACTGACGCGCCCGTGGCGTAGGAATAAATATTTAAACCTTCCAGACGCCCCAAATTCTCACGAATTCGTTCCTCGGAGCGCAACAGAATCGGAATTGCTTCATCACCTTCGCGATACGTCGACACAGGCATACCGGACATGTGCGTTTGCAGCGAAAGCGCAACGTCGGCGCTAGAAAGCCCTGCCTGCCGGGCCTTTTCCTGATTCACATCCACGACAAGCTTCTTTGTCCATTCGCCCCAGTCATCCCAAATCGAAACAACGCCATCACATTGCCGCAGTTCCCCCTGCACCTTGTCCCGTAACTGATACAGCGTCGCAATGTCCGGTCCAGAAATACGAACTTCAATAGGTGCGCCAAAAGGCGGCCCAAACATAAGACGCTTTACCGAGTGGCGACAATCTGGGAACTTCGAATCAAGAACCTCCTGCACCTCAGGTATCAGCTGAGGGACATCCTTGGGGTCCTTGATCTGCACAACAAGCGACGCAAAATTCGGCGCGCCAGTCTCAAGATGCAGAGGCAAATACCAGCGGGGACCACTTGCGCCAACAAAAGTCAGGACATTGCGTACCCGCTCGTCCTGCTCCAGAAACGCCTCAAGCCGCCCTGCCCGCTCTGCGGTTGTCCGAATGTCCGAACCATATGGCTGCCAGAAATTCACGATAAACTGGTCGCGCTCGTTAGGCGGAAAGAATATCTTCGGAATAAGCTGAAAACCAAGCACACTCACAGCACAGGCCACAATAACACCAGACAAAAACACCGCCCGGTGCTTGAGCACCCAGCTCAGCGCACGGCGGTATGCCCTGTACCAGCGGTTATCAAAATGCTGCACCGTATGCCGGGGCTGGAGCACCTTCATTGACAGCATCGGAATAAAGCTCAGAGACAAAAGCCACGACGCCAAAAGCGTGCAGCTCACAACCACAAAAAGCGCAAAGGTGTATTCGCCAACTTTCGATGGAGCAAAAGGGATTGGGAGAAAGGCAAAAATCGTTGTAAGCGACGCAGCCAAAAGCGGCATCCACAGTTCGTGGACCGCAGCGAGTACGGCCTTTTCGCGCTCCTCTCCTGCTGCGAGCCGAACCAGAATATTTTCACTCACCACAACGCCGTTATCCACCAGAATACCAAGTGAGATAATCAGCGAGGCAATAGACATACGTTGCAGTCCAACCCCAAAAAACGGCATCACAGCAAGACAGCCAAGCATCGCCATTGGAACCAGCGCTCCAGCCACAAGCCCTGTGCGCAAGCCCGCAAAAGCCAGCATCACAACCACGACAAAGACAAAAGACTCCAGCAGATTGATTCCAAAATCACCCAGTGCATTCTTGACGTAGCTTGGTTCATACAGCGCCATTGTATACGTTAGGCCAAGAGGCACGCGCTGCTGCAAGGTATCCAGCTCAGCACAGACCTGCCGCCCCAGCTCCAGAACATTGCCGCCTTCTGCCATTGATATGGCGAGCAGAATGCTGGGCTTGCTATTATAGCGCACCATTCGGGAGGGCGGATCCACAAAGCCACGCGTTACCGTCGCAATGTCAGACAGCGCGACACCGGTTTTTTGTCCCGGAAGGCGAACACTCAGCTGCCGAATATCCTCAACAGACAAAAACTCACCAGTTGGCTCAATGACAATTCGCTCCGGCCCAAGCCGGGCGTGACCACTGGGTTTGATTGTATTCTGGGCATCTATAACCTGCGCCAGCTGAAAGGGAGAAATCCCCAAAGCTGCCAAACGGGCGTTAGAAAAATCGACATAGATACGCTCATCCTGAACGCCCCACAGCTCAACCTTCCCCACCATGTCTATTTTGAGAAGCTCATCGCGGGTGCTGTCTGCCACGTCCTTGAGTTCCCGATACGTGTATCCATCACCCGTCAGGGCAACACAAAGTCCAAAGACATCACCATATTCATCATTGACCATTGAAGGCATGGCCCCCTCTGGCAATGAGGGCTGAGCATCGTCAATCTTGTTCCGGAGCGTTCGCCATACGGGTTCCATGTCCCGTATGCCATCATAAAACTCCACTTCGAGAATCGACAGACCTTCAAGCGACTGGGATTTGAGCCGGTGCACCTGCGGCATGTCCCGCACCTTTTCCTCAAGGGTGTGCGTTACCAGCTCCTCCACCCGCTGCGGAGAAGCCCCCGGAAATGCCGTCACCACCAGAGCAACCCGGATTGTAAACTTCGGGTCTTCCTGCTTGGACATATTCACCAGCGACCACATCCCTGAGGCCGCGAGCAAGACAAACAGCACAAGTGCGGTTCGAGAATTTTTGAGGCACCACTTTGCCAGATTCACGGCCGTACCTCCGCACTGCGAAGCTCAATATTCACCTTCTGTCCTTCCTGAATACTGTGGACGCCACGAATCACAAGTATGTCTCCGGGGTGAAGACCTTCCAGCACCTCGACGCCCTGAGCACTGAGCCGACCCAGCCGAACCTTTCGGCTTGAGACGGTCTTGTCTGCCTCATTTACAACCCACATCCGGAGGACGTGATCTGCTCCGCTAAAACTCGCCGCAGCCGGAACAAGCACAGGGTCCCCCTGTGCCGCAAATGAAAACATCACATCACCAGACATACCGGCCCGAATGCGCCCGTCCTGTTCCTTGAGAGCAACCTTGACCGGAAAAGTCGAGACCGTCCCTGTTTCTACACCTACTTCGATCACTTCTCCGGCAAAGAGTTCTGCCGGAAGCGCATCAAAACGAACCTTGACAGGCTGACCAGTTTTCACCTTGGCGATAAGTGTATCTGGCACACCAGTCTGCATTTGCAGCCGGGACCCCGCAGTCAGCGTTGCTATTGGCTGCCCTGCGCCCACGGTCTGGTGCACTTCGACAGGCACCTCCGCAAGAGCGCCAGCCACAGGAGCACGTAACTCTGTGTACTTGAGCTGCTGGCTTGCCAGATTCCGCATATTCTTGATCGACCGATATTGCGCCGCCGACGCGTCAAACTGCGCCCGTGCCCGGTCTAAGTCGCGCCGGGATGCGTTCCCAACTTCATAGAGGGCACGAGTCCGTTCCCAGTCAGACCGGGCCTGCGCCAAGGCAGCGGCGGCTTCGGCCGTAGCGGCTTCGGCCCGCCCCAGCTTGAGGCGATAGTCTGTCGGGTCAAGGCGAGCCACAAGATCACCGGGGCGAACTTTCATGCCCACCTTGGCCGGGAGTTTGATAATTTCGCCACCAACCCGAAAGCTTAGGCGACTTTCTATTGCCGCTCGAGCAGTACCGGGAAATGCACGCGTCCGTGATGCTTCCGGGTCTGGAACCCGAATCGCAACAACAGGACGAATCACTGCCTTTCGCTTGGGAGCATCCTCGGAGCACCCGGCAAGCACTGCACATGCTGCCAGTACACAAAGCACCACTCCAAAGTATTTCTTGTGAGCTTTCATCTGCGCTTACTCCTTCTTCACAGCTCCCAGCCGTGACAAAAATTCCTGTTTTTGCTGCGGGGTGGCATCAATCTCAAACCAGCCAAGAGCACGCTGGAAATCCAAAACGTCCCGCACATACTCATAGACAGCAATGGCCGCAGCCTGCTTTTGGACAAGCGACTGGTTCTGCGCATCCAGAAGCTCCAGAATGCTTACAGCTCCACGCGCATACTTGTCGCGCACCACCCCAAGATTCTTTCGGGCACGGTCCGCAGCAAGGGCAGACAGCTCAATATTGGGATATGACTGACTCATGCGACTTATCACGGTTCGCACCTGCTGCGCCGCAAGCTGGACAAGGCGTTCTCGCCGCGCCTTGACCTGCCGCAAAACAGCATTGGCCCTGTCCTGTTCATGGCTCAGCGCCCCACCCGCAAAGAGTGGCAGCTCTGCTGTAACGCCAAAGGCCCAGACATCCTCAAGATCATCTGGATCATTACGCCGCAAAGCACCATCAACCTGATGTTTATCAATTTCGTGTGTATACATTGCCCCGGCCTTGAGCGACGGGACAAAGCGTTGCCGGGCCTTCTGCGAGGCAACAATATCCTGCGCCTCAACCAAAAGTTCGAGACCTTTAAGGGAAGGCCGCTCCGCAGACAGACTTGCAGCCCGGTCCGAAAGCCGGGCAAGCTGTGATAACGAACTGCCAATTGTTTCAGCCTTTACATCAAAAAAAGCCCGCCGAGCCTGATCCGCACTCATATCCTTCAGCTGCCACTGCGTCGTAAGCGGCTGGTTCAGAGCCTGATTCAAGGCATACTGTGCGGCCTGAATATCTGCCCGCCGCTGAATAACCCGCGCCCTGCTCTCCGCAAGCGCAGCCTCCCAGCGATACACTTCTTCCGGGCCAGAAACACCAGTCTCTCGTCGCACGCGGGCCATATCCAGATTGCGCACAATCAGCTGATAGTTATCGCGCTCAATGGACAAAAGCGCCTGCGCCGAAAGAAGCTGGAGATAGCGAACCCCAGCCTGCTGCACCACATCAAGGCGCTTCGAAGCCTGAAATGCCTTTTCTGCATGCTCGTTCCGACGTGCAGCACGAAAACGGCTCACCACAGCGTCATCAAAAATCATTTGAGACACAGCAAGGCCAGCACCTGTTCTGTCCCACGGAATAAGCCCCTGACTTGCCCGTGATATATCCTGATCTATCTGAATGTACCGCGCCGAGGCCCCAAGCTGGGGCAAAAGCTGACTGCGAGCCAGACGTCTATCTTCCTGCACTTCCTCATATTTGGCCCGGTCTTCCCGCAACGACACATTCTGCTGTCCGGCGATGCGCATGGCCTCAGCAAGGTCCAAAGGCGTGCCAAGCAGATCATCGTCCGCCTGTCCCACAAGGTTTGCCGTAAGAAGCGCGGCGTATTTTGGTGAAAAGCCAATATCGCGAGCAGTATTCATATTCAAAAAAAGCTGGTCTTCTTCAGAAAGCAGCACAGGAAGGGACCGGGCAGAACGCCCCGCTGCTATGTCGTGGATATTGAGGGCCATCCGTCGGCTCAGGTGTGCCCCCCAGTAGCTGGTTCGGCCTGCCAAAATGCCCGCCTCGACTTCTTCCTTCCCCAGAAAAGACCACGAAGGAATCGCACGGGCCTTGAGCTGCTCCACAAGAATATGTAGCGCATTTTCTGGCACGCGCATAAGGGGAGTGACATACACGGCTTCCACATCAGAACTCAGCCGGGGCATGACATCATCAAGATTCTGCCCCACCGGGATGAACTCAATGCCAATTCCAAAAAGCGCGCAATAGTCCTGAACAAGGCGATCCAGCCCGACAAAACTCCCCACAAATTCTTTTTGAATCAACACATGGAGCCGAGAAAACGGCACGAGATCCTTGAACGCCGTAATGTCTCGCCGCACACGGTTTTCAACAACGACAGGACAAAAATTTGCTTTGAGTGATCTATCGTTTTTATAGGGGAGTTTTTTCAGGACTTGCTCGTCAAAAAGAGGTCCCGTGAGCACGGGCTTGGAAAAGGGAAATGCCGCGGTTGCCGCTGACTGTGCCTGCAACGCCCCCAGCGTCATGACAATATCGACCTGCGGATCTCGGAGTGCAGCGCGGAGTGTCTTTCGAGTTCTGGAGGCATCCCATCCGGCATCAAATGCCGGAGCGAGCTTCCACTGAATGCGAAACGCATCTTCACCGAGCGCACGGGTTTCCTGCTGAATGCTCTGCAAGAAACGTTCAGCAAAGGGTGACGGACCATCAGTAAGTACCCCGACAACAACTGTTCGGGCTGCGAAAGCAGATTTTTGGGTCACACAGGCGAGACAAACACTTATCAACACAGGGAGCACAAGCATGACGAACAGTCTTTTGCTCCTCGATCTTTTTCGACTCTGCATTCTTCTGATGTCCTCGTTCAAACTCTCAGCACTGACACATCTCAATTTTCTTTTCAGTTGCGTTGCATTATCATAATAGCTTGGGATATTTTGCCAAGCAAAACAGCCAGTCTTTTTGATTTTTCTCCCTCATTATTCTTCCGGAGCATGCCCTTTCCCCAGTCTATGGGCACAAAAAAAGGCCCCTTTCACAAAGAGGCCTCTGCTGGAGAATATTCTAGAATCCCCAGTTCACGCGAAGCGTCGCGCCAATGGTGTCGTCAATGTCATAGGAATCCTTTTCGTCACCATCGTCATCATAAAAGGTGTACTCACGATTAAAGTGCCAGTCTGGGCCTGCCATAACCGAAAGGTTCGGAAGCGGATTCCACATGGCATACAGCCCTGCAGACAGGCCTGAAATTCCAACATACCCTTTTTCTCGCACCGGGCTGTCATCCCGCAGCCGATAGGTGCCACCCACCAAAGATGCCGAAGCGCGAAGCGCAAAGCTTTTGGAGAATCTGTAACTTGCAGAACTCACAGGCGTACCAAGCGCAAGAGAAAAGCCCATGCTTCTGGGGGTGCGATACGCAAGGCCAAGAGCCGGGCGCACACCAAAACCAATGGGGTGTGCTGTCAGAGCGACGCCACCAAGCACTTTCCAGTCGTCTGTAATCGCATATGAGACGCCAGAAGCAACACTTCCGCCAAAGGAGTCAGACAGTTCTTCTTCAAAAGACGATGACACCGCAAGCGAACCGAACAGCGTCAGTTTTTCGGTCAGCGGCATCTCGTTCCGGTACGAAGCTGTCACGGAATGCAGAGCCTTCCACGGCGTTTCGTCACGGTAGGAAAACGGAATGTCTTCCTCGTCATCCCAGCCATAGCTTGCGACATTATACGTCAGAGCAAAATTGCTGTAGCGCAGTGTTGCCCGGGCAGAGGCGACACTGGTTTTCCCCTCGTCTCCTTCAATTTTCGCATCCGAAACCAGACCTGTTGAAACAGACAGCGAGGCCGTCGGACGCTTCACCGGGCCAACATCAGCACCAAAAATTGATGTAGGCTGTGTGCCTTCCTGACCACCGGCTGCCAAGGCATTTCCGGCTCCAAACACAGTCAGACACAGACACACGACAAAAGCGCGCAGCAGATAAGATTTCCTCAAGGGTTCTCCCCCTCCTCAGCTAAAGCTTTTTGTTATACATTCGACCAGCACACAGTACACGCAAACACGAATTTTTCCAAAAAAAAGTGCGTGTGCAGGCCATTGTCTTTGCCCCATGCTGCATGTACAGTTCGAGCGTGACTACCTCTCAAGAAAATATTCTCCTTATTGAAGATGATGCAGCTTTTCGAGGCATGCTCATCGAAGCTCTCGAAGCCAAATCCTACAAGGTCACGGGCGTTGTTTCCGCAGAAGAAGGCCTTGCAAAACTCAAAACCCAGCGTTTTGCACTCATCCTGACAGACGTAAAACTCCCAGGACTCTCCGGGGTCGACGTCCTGCCTCAGCTTCTGAAGCTTGGGCAGGGAACGGATGTTATTGTCATGACTGCCTTTTCTTCCAAAGAAACAGCCCTGCGCGCTGTACAGCTCGGCGCATACGACTTTTTCTCAAAGCCATTCAGCCTCAAAGAGCTGGGCATTGTCGTTCACCGCGCAATGGAAAAGCGCCGCCTCCAGCAGGAAGTGCTTTCACTCCGGCATTCGCTTCGCAGCACGGGTCCCATATCCAAAATCATTGGACACAGCGCCCCAATTACCGAAGTTATTTCCCGAATTGAAAAAATTGCACCACTGGACACCACAGCTCTCATCACCGGCGAATCTGGAACAGGTAAAGAGCTTATTTCAGACACCATCCGCGAGCTGTCCTCCCGGCAGAATGGCCCTTTTATTAAGGTCAACTGTGCCGCTATTCCAGAGCATCTTTTTGAAAACGAACTCTTTGGACACGAAAAAGGCGCATTTACTGGAGCGACCAGCTCCCAGCCCGGCAAGTTTGAGCTGGCGCGGGGCGGAACAATCCTCCTTGACGAAATTGGTGACATGCCGCTGTCTATCCAGCCGAAGCTCCTGCGCGCTGTTGAACAAAAACAGATTGAACGCCTTGGCGGTTCCCGTCCCATTGATGTTGATGTTCGCATTATTGCAGCGACGAACCAGCACCTTGAAGAACGCATTAAGGAAAAAGTTTTTCGAGAGGATCTCTATTACCGGCTCAAGGTCGCGTCCATTCACCTGCCCCCTTTGCGAAACCGCTCCGAAGACATCCCGCTTCTTGTCGAAAGCTTTCTCCAGCGGATTCACCACGAGCTTGGCATATACATTCGCAAAGTCACCCCAGAAGCCATGAGTTTCATGTGTACCTACACATGGCCGGGCAACGTCCGTCAGCTCGCAAACATTCTGGAAGGCGCCGCGATTTCAGCCCCCAGCGAAACCTTGACCGCAGACGATATCCGTAAAGCCCTTGGGCACAAAACTCCTTCCACAAAAAGCACCGGGGATACGCTCAACCTCAAAAAGGCAGTGAACACCTTTGAACGCCAGCTCATCCTCAAAGCCCTAAGCCGAACCCAGGGGAACCAGACCGAAGCGGCTGGACTTTTGGGACTGACGCCCAAAAACCTCTGGGCCAAGCTCAAAAAGCACAATCTTGACTCCAAGACCTTTAAGCGCAGAACCATCTAAAAAATCATTTGTCTAATTTTTTTAGACTTTTTCTCTCCTGATTCTCTCCACAAAAAAAGAGCCACACCCTTCCCAAACGCACGGAAGCCGTGGCTCTCCTCATTTTTGCAAGATTTCCAAAATATTCCAGCTTGATACCACTCTATTTTTTTTAGACTTTACATATTTTCCACAAGCAAGGGCTA includes:
- a CDS encoding sigma-54-dependent transcriptional regulator — its product is MYSSSVTTSQENILLIEDDAAFRGMLIEALEAKSYKVTGVVSAEEGLAKLKTQRFALILTDVKLPGLSGVDVLPQLLKLGQGTDVIVMTAFSSKETALRAVQLGAYDFFSKPFSLKELGIVVHRAMEKRRLQQEVLSLRHSLRSTGPISKIIGHSAPITEVISRIEKIAPLDTTALITGESGTGKELISDTIRELSSRQNGPFIKVNCAAIPEHLFENELFGHEKGAFTGATSSQPGKFELARGGTILLDEIGDMPLSIQPKLLRAVEQKQIERLGGSRPIDVDVRIIAATNQHLEERIKEKVFREDLYYRLKVASIHLPPLRNRSEDIPLLVESFLQRIHHELGIYIRKVTPEAMSFMCTYTWPGNVRQLANILEGAAISAPSETLTADDIRKALGHKTPSTKSTGDTLNLKKAVNTFERQLILKALSRTQGNQTEAAGLLGLTPKNLWAKLKKHNLDSKTFKRRTI
- a CDS encoding TolC family protein, producing MQSRKRSRSKRLFVMLVLPVLISVCLACVTQKSAFAARTVVVGVLTDGPSPFAERFLQSIQQETRALGEDAFRIQWKLAPAFDAGWDASRTRKTLRAALRDPQVDIVMTLGALQAQSAATAAFPFSKPVLTGPLFDEQVLKKLPYKNDRSLKANFCPVVVENRVRRDITAFKDLVPFSRLHVLIQKEFVGSFVGLDRLVQDYCALFGIGIEFIPVGQNLDDVMPRLSSDVEAVYVTPLMRVPENALHILVEQLKARAIPSWSFLGKEEVEAGILAGRTSYWGAHLSRRMALNIHDIAAGRSARSLPVLLSEEDQLFLNMNTARDIGFSPKYAALLTANLVGQADDDLLGTPLDLAEAMRIAGQQNVSLREDRAKYEEVQEDRRLARSQLLPQLGASARYIQIDQDISRASQGLIPWDRTGAGLAVSQMIFDDAVVSRFRAARRNEHAEKAFQASKRLDVVQQAGVRYLQLLSAQALLSIERDNYQLIVRNLDMARVRRETGVSGPEEVYRWEAALAESRARVIQRRADIQAAQYALNQALNQPLTTQWQLKDMSADQARRAFFDVKAETIGSSLSQLARLSDRAASLSAERPSLKGLELLVEAQDIVASQKARQRFVPSLKAGAMYTHEIDKHQVDGALRRNDPDDLEDVWAFGVTAELPLFAGGALSHEQDRANAVLRQVKARRERLVQLAAQQVRTVISRMSQSYPNIELSALAADRARKNLGVVRDKYARGAVSILELLDAQNQSLVQKQAAAIAVYEYVRDVLDFQRALGWFEIDATPQQKQEFLSRLGAVKKE
- a CDS encoding efflux RND transporter periplasmic adaptor subunit, whose protein sequence is MKAHKKYFGVVLCVLAACAVLAGCSEDAPKRKAVIRPVVAIRVPDPEASRTRAFPGTARAAIESRLSFRVGGEIIKLPAKVGMKVRPGDLVARLDPTDYRLKLGRAEAATAEAAAALAQARSDWERTRALYEVGNASRRDLDRARAQFDASAAQYRSIKNMRNLASQQLKYTELRAPVAGALAEVPVEVHQTVGAGQPIATLTAGSRLQMQTGVPDTLIAKVKTGQPVKVRFDALPAELFAGEVIEVGVETGTVSTFPVKVALKEQDGRIRAGMSGDVMFSFAAQGDPVLVPAAASFSGADHVLRMWVVNEADKTVSSRKVRLGRLSAQGVEVLEGLHPGDILVIRGVHSIQEGQKVNIELRSAEVRP
- a CDS encoding efflux RND transporter permease subunit, which translates into the protein MNLAKWCLKNSRTALVLFVLLAASGMWSLVNMSKQEDPKFTIRVALVVTAFPGASPQRVEELVTHTLEEKVRDMPQVHRLKSQSLEGLSILEVEFYDGIRDMEPVWRTLRNKIDDAQPSLPEGAMPSMVNDEYGDVFGLCVALTGDGYTYRELKDVADSTRDELLKIDMVGKVELWGVQDERIYVDFSNARLAALGISPFQLAQVIDAQNTIKPSGHARLGPERIVIEPTGEFLSVEDIRQLSVRLPGQKTGVALSDIATVTRGFVDPPSRMVRYNSKPSILLAISMAEGGNVLELGRQVCAELDTLQQRVPLGLTYTMALYEPSYVKNALGDFGINLLESFVFVVVVMLAFAGLRTGLVAGALVPMAMLGCLAVMPFFGVGLQRMSIASLIISLGILVDNGVVVSENILVRLAAGEEREKAVLAAVHELWMPLLAASLTTIFAFLPIPFAPSKVGEYTFALFVVVSCTLLASWLLSLSFIPMLSMKVLQPRHTVQHFDNRWYRAYRRALSWVLKHRAVFLSGVIVACAVSVLGFQLIPKIFFPPNERDQFIVNFWQPYGSDIRTTAERAGRLEAFLEQDERVRNVLTFVGASGPRWYLPLHLETGAPNFASLVVQIKDPKDVPQLIPEVQEVLDSKFPDCRHSVKRLMFGPPFGAPIEVRISGPDIATLYQLRDKVQGELRQCDGVVSIWDDWGEWTKKLVVDVNQEKARQAGLSSADVALSLQTHMSGMPVSTYREGDEAIPILLRSEERIRENLGRLEGLNIYSYATGASVPLMQLARPHLVWQPPNIRHRDGVRTITVQADIEGGYASQVLAELQPRLRNLQLSDAWPGGYSLGYGGEEEVSSESSASIFENLPLAMGLLVLVLVGQFNSIRRPLIIVLTLPPMMVGITWGMLVTRSPYGFMAMLGMISLLGIIVNNAIILIDQIERFRADGVVGQDAVVLGALKRVRPILMTTTTTIIGMIPLSLQGGELWRPMANCIISGLAFATILTLLLCPVLYSLFFKLSFEGWTWSPNILSQVQEKKIDTK
- the icd gene encoding NADP-dependent isocitrate dehydrogenase, giving the protein MDTQVFFIEGDGIGPEVWAAARPVLDAAVAASYGETRRLNWVELLAGEKAFAETGEYLPQETLETLRGARLAMKGPLTTPVGKGFRSLNVTMRRTLDLYACIRPVRYIEGVESPLKHPEKVDMVVFRENTEDVYAGIEFASGSDEARRLIAFLHDELGADVDSASGVGIKPISKFRSQRLVRQAIDFALATKRESVTLVHKGNIMKYTEGAFRGWGYELAEAEYSGRVRLADQPAEQGPVLMKDCIADAMFQNALLYPEMYDVLATTNLNGDYLSDALAAQVGGLGLAPGVNMGDTLALFEPTHGTAPAIAGKDIANPGSLILSGAMMLEHAGMPEAARCVRQAMNSVIIGKQVTVDLASQIPGARTLGCAAFAELLLKAVQGMGRLGASPQTPA